The genomic stretch GGACGTCCGGCCGCAAGTGCAACTTTGCTGGCTGTGACCGCCCAGATCTGCAGCCACCGAACGAGAACGGATGGTTCTGGTCTGGTTCGGGAGTCAAGATTGGTCCGACCACTCAGCGCAACACCGGCGACTGGAGCTATACCGGAGGATACGGCCAAGCCCAACCGGATAACCGTGAGGCGGCTCAGGTTCGAACATGAATTATTATCCATTCTCTCTAGAAATTTACATTACGTTTCTATATATACAGGGTAACGACGAATCCTGTTTGTCCATCTTGAACAACTTCTACAATGACGGTCTGAAATGGCACGACGTTGCCTGCCATCATCTGAAGCCATTCGTTTGCGAAGACTCCGATGAACTACTAAACTTTGTTCGCTCCCGCAACCCTGGAATCCGTCTTTAAATCGAGGGGAGGAACGTTAAACTTTAAAAAACTATCAGCAATTTAACTACCTGATCTTTAGTCGAACATGTTTGGCAAATCCGCAATCCAAAACAACCCATTCAATCCCCAAACCGACAAAATGTTGCCAAGTCATTAGGTGCCAGCAAGCTATTCAACAAAATCGACAGAAATTGAATCAAACATTCAACTTTCCCAGTTAAAAGCAATTACATTccattaaaaaagaaaaataaatgctGCTGTGAAAAGTGTTCGATATAAATGGAAACCATTTGCTTTAAAATCGTCGATTAGAGAGCGTTCGATCAGTCATTGCTTGCGCGGTTAATTAAGACTaggcaacatttttttaaaccCAACCATAAAAGAAGCGAAGAAGAAaacggaagaaagaaaaaacagcaAGAACAACAAAACCAGTACGTTAAACTAATcgtgtttttattatttattgtatTATAATTATGTTTTAAAGCGAAAGCAAATCTCATGATAATCTGTGCGAATTTTCTCTGTACAAAAGAGTTAAGAGAGAAGAGGAAACCGAAAGTTAGGATGAGGCAGTGGCACTAGATTTGCGATATGTGACCAGGAACCTATTATAGTCCACACATCTGTATCGCAACGCTAGTGCCAATGAATCAGCATGTTGTACATTTGtaagtttttgttttctaatagggaaaataaaaa from Wyeomyia smithii strain HCP4-BCI-WySm-NY-G18 chromosome 3, ASM2978416v1, whole genome shotgun sequence encodes the following:
- the LOC129729057 gene encoding uncharacterized protein LOC129729057, which translates into the protein MSVLRTLALLTIGATVVLAQRRLALPDPRSCANRVRHATYRDARGVAHSYFFSWEHTPTRNLEVDWLDARNICRRHCMDAVSMETPQENEFIKQRIARGNVRYIWTSGRKCNFAGCDRPDLQPPNENGWFWSGSGVKIGPTTQRNTGDWSYTGGYGQAQPDNREAAQGNDESCLSILNNFYNDGLKWHDVACHHLKPFVCEDSDELLNFVRSRNPGIRL